A genomic region of Streptomyces rimosus contains the following coding sequences:
- a CDS encoding carbohydrate ABC transporter permease, with protein sequence MSATTVRAVAPAERRRRRTGSLLGLAAWLCGIAFFLPVAWMVLTSFHSEADAATNPPSVGAGLTLHGYREFFGAGTGVSPWPPLLNSLTASVASTLLVLALAVPAAYALSIKPVRKWSDVLFFFLSTKMLPLVAGLLPVYLIAQNVRMLDDIWLLVILYTSMNLPIAVWMMRSFLAEVPVEILEAASIDGAGLPTTLVRIVAPVALPGIAATALISFIFSWNELLFARVLTGIVAGTSPVFLTGFVTSQGLFLAKVCAAATVISLPVLAAGFAAQDKLVQGLSLGAVK encoded by the coding sequence ATGAGCGCGACCACGGTACGGGCCGTCGCCCCCGCCGAACGGCGCCGCCGGCGCACCGGGAGCCTGCTGGGCCTGGCCGCCTGGCTCTGCGGCATCGCCTTCTTCCTGCCGGTCGCGTGGATGGTGCTCACCTCCTTCCACAGCGAGGCGGACGCGGCCACCAACCCGCCGAGCGTCGGCGCCGGGCTGACGCTGCACGGCTACCGCGAGTTCTTCGGCGCGGGCACCGGCGTCAGCCCCTGGCCGCCGCTGCTGAATTCGCTGACGGCCTCGGTGGCGTCCACGCTGCTGGTGCTGGCGCTCGCCGTACCGGCGGCGTACGCGCTGTCCATCAAACCGGTGCGCAAGTGGAGCGATGTGCTCTTCTTCTTCCTGTCCACCAAGATGCTGCCGCTGGTGGCAGGGCTGCTGCCGGTCTACCTCATCGCCCAGAACGTGCGCATGCTGGACGACATCTGGCTGCTCGTCATCCTCTACACCTCGATGAACCTGCCGATCGCGGTGTGGATGATGCGCTCCTTCCTGGCCGAGGTGCCGGTGGAGATCCTGGAGGCGGCGTCCATCGACGGCGCCGGGCTGCCGACGACCCTGGTGCGGATCGTCGCGCCGGTCGCGCTGCCCGGCATCGCGGCCACCGCGCTGATCTCCTTCATCTTCAGCTGGAACGAGCTGCTCTTCGCCCGGGTGCTCACCGGCATCGTCGCCGGGACCTCCCCGGTCTTCCTGACCGGGTTCGTGACCAGCCAGGGCCTGTTCCTGGCCAAGGTGTGCGCCGCCGCCACCGTCATCTCCCTCCCGGTGCTCGCCGCCGGGTTCGCCGCCCAGGACAAGCTCGTCCAGGGCCTCTCCCTAGGAGCCGTGAAATGA
- a CDS encoding carbohydrate ABC transporter permease, with protein sequence MLPALVFLIVVTQLPFVATVVISFVRWNALAPDNRGFAAFDNYKAVFTDPAMRSAIWTTVLLTVTVVLVSLVLGLGLALLLDRKFTGRGVVRTMLITPFLVVPVAAALLWKHALYNASYGLINGTLTWIWKLFGSADPPQPDWMTTSPLAAVEVALIWQWTPFMMLILLAGLQSRPADAVEAARVDGASTWDVFRYLTLPHLRRYLELAALLGTIYVVQNFDAVFTITSGGLGTGNLPYTIYQTFYQAHDYGRASAQGVVVVVCSLLVATFALRTVSSLLREEITR encoded by the coding sequence CTGCTGCCCGCCCTGGTCTTCCTGATCGTGGTGACCCAGCTGCCCTTCGTGGCGACCGTGGTCATCTCCTTCGTCCGGTGGAACGCGCTGGCCCCCGACAACCGGGGCTTCGCCGCCTTCGACAACTACAAGGCCGTCTTCACCGACCCCGCGATGCGCTCCGCGATCTGGACGACGGTCCTGCTGACCGTGACCGTCGTGCTGGTCAGCCTCGTACTGGGGCTGGGGCTCGCGCTGCTCCTGGACCGGAAGTTCACGGGACGCGGCGTCGTCCGTACGATGCTGATCACCCCGTTCCTGGTCGTACCGGTCGCCGCCGCGCTGCTGTGGAAGCACGCGCTCTACAACGCCTCGTACGGGCTGATCAACGGAACGCTGACCTGGATATGGAAGCTGTTCGGCAGCGCCGACCCGCCGCAGCCGGACTGGATGACCACCTCGCCGCTGGCAGCCGTCGAGGTGGCGCTGATCTGGCAGTGGACGCCGTTCATGATGCTGATCCTGCTGGCCGGACTGCAGAGCCGGCCCGCCGACGCCGTCGAGGCGGCGCGGGTGGACGGCGCCTCCACCTGGGACGTGTTCCGCTACCTCACCCTCCCCCACCTGCGCCGCTACCTGGAGCTCGCCGCGCTGCTCGGCACGATCTACGTGGTGCAGAACTTCGACGCGGTGTTCACCATCACCTCGGGCGGCCTGGGCACCGGCAACCTCCCGTACACCATCTACCAGACCTTCTACCAGGCGCACGACTACGGACGGGCCTCCGCGCAGGGCGTCGTGGTCGTGGTCTGCTCCCTGCTGGTGGCGACCTTCGCGCTGCGCACCGTCTCGTCCCTGCTCCGTGAGGAGATCACCCGATGA
- a CDS encoding ABC transporter substrate-binding protein, which translates to MRARSPGRTVRGERSAVRPGRRGPIGWAAATVAAALVLSGCYRGAGNLGNEGRDTINVLMVNNPQMADLQRLTAEHFTRQTGIKVNYTVLPEDDLRDKMSQDFSSQAGQYDVASLSNYETPIYARNGWLSPLGERAARDTSFDQADLLAPVRKSLTAADGKVYAEPFYGESSFLMYRKDVLRDAGLTMPAKPTWKQVAALAAKLDGARPGMKGICLRGQPGWGQLAAPLTSVVNTFGGTWFTKDWQARVNSPEFTAATRFYVDLLREHGEAGAPQAGYTECLNDMQQGKVAMWYDATAGAGSLESGDSKVAGKVGYVPAPVERTASSGWLYTWAWGVQKASTHQDAAWRFISWASGKGYERLVGERLGWSKVPAGKRASTYRDPDYLRQSGAFAAATKNAIASARPDDPGVQPRPAPGIQFVGIPEFSDLGTKVSHEVSSAIAGRQSVSEALDKSQRLAEEVARAYAKR; encoded by the coding sequence GTGCGAGCACGATCCCCCGGACGGACCGTTCGCGGTGAGCGGTCCGCCGTACGCCCCGGGCGCCGCGGCCCGATCGGATGGGCGGCGGCCACCGTCGCCGCCGCGCTGGTCCTCAGCGGCTGCTACCGCGGCGCCGGCAACCTCGGCAACGAGGGCCGGGACACCATCAACGTCCTGATGGTGAACAACCCGCAGATGGCCGACCTGCAACGGCTGACCGCCGAGCACTTCACCCGGCAGACCGGCATCAAGGTCAACTACACCGTGCTGCCCGAGGACGACCTGCGCGACAAGATGAGCCAGGACTTCTCCAGCCAGGCCGGCCAGTACGACGTGGCCAGCCTCAGCAACTACGAGACCCCGATCTACGCCCGCAACGGCTGGCTGAGCCCGCTGGGTGAACGCGCCGCGCGGGACACCTCCTTCGACCAGGCGGATCTGCTCGCCCCCGTACGCAAGTCGCTGACCGCGGCCGACGGGAAGGTCTACGCCGAGCCGTTCTACGGGGAGTCGTCGTTCCTGATGTACCGCAAGGACGTGCTGCGGGACGCGGGGCTGACGATGCCCGCGAAACCCACCTGGAAGCAGGTCGCGGCGCTCGCGGCGAAGCTCGACGGCGCGCGGCCCGGCATGAAGGGCATCTGCCTGCGCGGCCAGCCCGGCTGGGGGCAGCTCGCGGCGCCGCTGACCTCGGTGGTCAACACCTTCGGCGGCACATGGTTCACCAAGGACTGGCAGGCCCGCGTCAACAGCCCGGAGTTCACCGCCGCCACCCGCTTCTACGTCGACCTGCTGCGCGAGCACGGGGAGGCGGGCGCCCCGCAGGCCGGGTACACCGAGTGCCTGAACGACATGCAGCAGGGCAAGGTCGCCATGTGGTACGACGCGACCGCCGGCGCGGGGTCGCTGGAGAGCGGTGACTCCAAGGTCGCCGGGAAGGTCGGCTACGTACCCGCGCCGGTCGAGCGAACGGCGAGCTCGGGCTGGCTCTACACCTGGGCGTGGGGCGTGCAGAAGGCGAGCACCCACCAGGACGCCGCCTGGAGATTCATCTCCTGGGCGTCCGGCAAGGGCTACGAGCGGCTGGTGGGCGAGCGGCTGGGCTGGTCGAAGGTGCCGGCCGGGAAGCGCGCCTCCACCTACCGCGACCCCGACTACCTGCGGCAGTCCGGGGCGTTCGCCGCGGCGACGAAGAACGCGATCGCCTCGGCGCGCCCCGACGACCCCGGGGTGCAGCCGCGGCCCGCGCCCGGCATCCAGTTCGTCGGCATCCCCGAGTTCTCCGATCTGGGCACCAAGGTCTCGCACGAGGTCAGTTCGGCGATCGCCGGGCGGCAGAGCGTGTCCGAGGCCCTCGACAAGAGCCAGCGGCTGGCGGAGGAGGTGGCCCGTGCCTACGCGAAGCGTTGA